One Akkermansiaceae bacterium genomic region harbors:
- a CDS encoding protein kinase, protein MQGVEPFKLLARVVYTDVTAQGDREWEMPEPHKLEEWISGYEVRSLIGRGGMGAVYKVFHKGLQRLCCLKLLPLSISRRPDFEERFLREARAMASLNHPHIACVYDSGSSVHGQLYYVMEYVDGKTLTALMGEGGLDQNTVSSIIMQVCDALEHSHDKGYVHRDIKPGNVLLDGDGQVKVVDFGIAKMFDQNDACELDHGVTLLGDVIGTPGYMSPEQSSGGEVDHRTDIYALGVMMYEMLTGSLPQGAFEPPGATPGVSSGWDVVVMTCLKQNPAHRYQSVGQLKSAIEARECHTGASKRLGWKTLVAIGLVLLVTGYLVHQQVGMHSAAQTPLPWPVLAKQHENSLGMSLVPLPGTRVLVSRDETCWADWDTFLSDTGYAWDAPLSSRVPTHSALNISWLDAKAFCQWLTEKERAEGRISKGMRYRLPTDQEWSIAAGLSQEWGATPQLRSGKVLGVYPWGNQWPPPPEVAAVLDQGMAFNMVQGLAKAYRLVAGAMAPDRIGDYKQVTSDLYHQPWKKVVADGEDFVVLPQLAGQVLELADDRVVMRYWNDKTVVFLGTWMGYHAQWAFSRVGWQSANWADAGFRDFFLKEKWGAWGRIGCGPRRFGMTMKGAGGKTAIPFLPN, encoded by the coding sequence TTGCAGGGAGTGGAACCCTTCAAGCTTCTGGCGCGTGTGGTTTACACCGATGTGACCGCACAAGGTGACCGGGAGTGGGAGATGCCTGAGCCACACAAGCTGGAGGAGTGGATTTCCGGGTACGAGGTGAGATCCTTGATTGGGCGGGGTGGCATGGGAGCGGTTTACAAGGTTTTTCACAAGGGTTTGCAACGGCTGTGCTGCTTGAAGCTCCTGCCCTTGTCCATTAGCCGGAGACCTGACTTCGAAGAGCGCTTCCTACGTGAGGCCAGGGCGATGGCCAGCCTGAATCACCCGCACATCGCCTGTGTCTATGATTCGGGAAGCAGCGTGCATGGACAGCTTTATTACGTGATGGAATATGTCGATGGCAAAACCCTGACTGCTTTGATGGGGGAGGGGGGGCTCGATCAGAACACCGTCTCGTCGATTATTATGCAGGTGTGTGATGCCTTGGAGCATTCCCATGATAAAGGCTACGTCCACCGGGATATTAAACCGGGCAATGTACTGCTGGACGGGGATGGGCAGGTCAAGGTGGTCGACTTTGGTATCGCCAAAATGTTTGACCAGAACGACGCCTGTGAACTTGACCACGGGGTGACCCTGCTTGGCGATGTGATAGGGACCCCCGGTTATATGTCCCCGGAGCAATCATCGGGAGGAGAGGTTGATCATCGGACCGACATTTATGCACTGGGTGTGATGATGTATGAGATGCTTACCGGGTCGTTGCCGCAAGGGGCATTTGAGCCGCCGGGCGCAACGCCGGGAGTCTCCTCCGGCTGGGACGTGGTGGTGATGACCTGTTTGAAGCAGAACCCGGCGCATCGTTACCAGAGTGTGGGGCAGCTGAAATCCGCGATTGAAGCCAGGGAATGTCACACGGGCGCAAGCAAACGCCTCGGCTGGAAAACGCTGGTGGCCATAGGGCTGGTGCTGCTGGTGACAGGATACCTCGTTCATCAGCAGGTGGGCATGCATAGCGCCGCTCAGACGCCGCTGCCATGGCCTGTTTTGGCAAAACAGCACGAAAACAGCCTGGGTATGAGCTTGGTGCCGCTCCCGGGAACCAGGGTGCTGGTTTCCAGGGACGAGACTTGTTGGGCTGATTGGGATACTTTTTTGTCCGATACCGGATATGCATGGGATGCTCCCTTGAGTAGTCGGGTCCCCACGCATTCGGCGCTCAATATTTCATGGCTCGATGCCAAGGCGTTTTGCCAGTGGCTAACGGAAAAGGAACGGGCCGAGGGTAGGATAAGCAAGGGCATGAGATACCGGCTACCCACCGACCAGGAGTGGAGTATAGCGGCGGGTTTGTCCCAGGAATGGGGTGCCACCCCACAGCTCAGGTCAGGTAAAGTGTTGGGGGTTTACCCTTGGGGGAATCAGTGGCCACCACCACCGGAAGTGGCGGCGGTATTGGACCAGGGCATGGCGTTCAACATGGTGCAGGGGCTGGCGAAGGCATACCGCCTCGTGGCGGGCGCGATGGCACCGGACCGCATTGGGGATTACAAGCAGGTGACGTCTGATTTATACCATCAACCGTGGAAAAAGGTGGTGGCTGACGGAGAAGACTTTGTGGTGCTGCCCCAGTTGGCCGGGCAGGTGTTGGAGTTGGCGGACGACCGGGTAGTGATGCGATATTGGAATGATAAAACCGTCGTGTTTCTCGGAACGTGGATGGGGTATCATGCGCAATGGGCCTTTTCCCGGGTCGGTTGGCAGTCGGCCAATTGGGCTGATGCCGGGTTCCGTGACTTTTTTTTGAAAGAAAAGTGGGGGGCATGGGGTCGTATCGGGTGTGGACCCAGGCGGTTTGGAATGACGATGAAGGGAGCTGGTGGCAAGACGGCCATCCCTTTCCTGCCGAATTGA
- a CDS encoding sigma-70 family RNA polymerase sigma factor, with protein sequence MEEAQFHTTQWTLLKRISEGSDEESTKALEVVCKQYWPPLYAYVRRKGYSPDDAEDVVQSFFMRLLENDSFAMASVDRGRLRTFLLTMLNRHMSTEWRKFYAQKRGGGAALISLDSMDTESWYSLVEGPDSSDVLFDYEWTVTILNRSMDELRASYMVRGKPDRFEVLKRYLEWSGAGSGREEYSDTARRLKMTEGAVKVAVFRLRSQFREILVSKVRQTLDDGREDEVNDELMYLMRVMGTVETRRARE encoded by the coding sequence ATGGAGGAAGCTCAGTTCCATACGACACAGTGGACTTTATTGAAACGGATTTCTGAAGGCTCGGATGAGGAATCGACCAAGGCCTTGGAAGTTGTCTGCAAGCAATATTGGCCGCCATTGTATGCTTATGTCCGGAGAAAAGGGTATTCGCCTGATGATGCCGAGGATGTTGTGCAGAGTTTTTTTATGAGGCTTCTTGAAAACGACAGTTTTGCCATGGCCAGTGTGGATAGGGGCAGACTGCGCACGTTCCTGTTGACGATGCTCAATCGCCATATGTCGACTGAGTGGCGAAAATTCTATGCGCAAAAGCGGGGTGGTGGGGCAGCCTTGATATCCCTTGATAGTATGGATACCGAGAGCTGGTATTCTCTGGTCGAAGGACCGGATTCCTCCGATGTCCTGTTTGATTACGAGTGGACGGTCACGATTTTGAACCGGAGTATGGATGAACTGCGTGCCAGCTATATGGTCAGGGGCAAGCCGGATCGTTTTGAAGTCTTGAAGCGTTATCTGGAGTGGAGCGGCGCTGGGTCGGGACGTGAAGAATACAGTGATACGGCCCGTCGTTTGAAAATGACCGAAGGGGCTGTGAAAGTGGCTGTTTTCCGCTTGCGCAGCCAGTTTCGGGAAATCCTTGTCAGCAAAGTGAGGCAAACGCTGGATGACGGCAGGGAGGACGAAGTCAATGACGAGCTGATGTATCTGATGCGGGTGATGGGGACGGTCGAGACCCGGCGGGCAAGGGAATGA
- a CDS encoding mechanosensitive ion channel family protein produces MNTWHDKLSGWFFQQDHHEIDWHDSLVVDAVLLLVVLASAFLAYFIVRNVVVGIVSRVVKKTSSTWDDELLSSRLFKWLSLLVPAVIILNAAPHAIVTQHDGAPVFSGCIQTTARVCIIVLSFLAANSLLNIIERIYSRYDVSKELPIKVFFQVIKIILVLAAIIFIIATLIGKSPVLIFSGLGAMTAVMMLIFKDSILGLVAGIQLSANRMVARGDWIEMPKFGADGEILEVALTTVKVRNWDKTITTIPTYALISDSFKNWRGMSNSGVRRIKRSVNIDMSTVQFLDEAKLSQMKQISLLRDYLTAKEQEISKWNSENATKATDNKVNARALTNLGTFRAYLKAYLNNHPQIASHETLLVRQLQPTEHGIPIEIYVFTTDNRWSYYEDIQSDIFDHLLSILPEFNLRAFQSPSDHSFLPTSN; encoded by the coding sequence GTGAACACGTGGCACGACAAACTCTCAGGGTGGTTTTTCCAGCAAGACCACCACGAAATTGACTGGCATGACAGTCTGGTCGTCGACGCCGTGCTCCTGCTTGTCGTCTTGGCCAGCGCCTTTCTCGCCTACTTTATCGTGCGCAATGTCGTGGTCGGGATTGTCAGTCGGGTTGTCAAAAAAACCAGCTCCACCTGGGACGATGAACTGCTCAGCAGCAGGCTTTTCAAATGGCTGTCACTGCTAGTCCCTGCCGTCATCATCCTGAACGCCGCACCGCACGCAATCGTCACCCAACACGACGGCGCACCCGTTTTCTCCGGATGCATCCAGACCACCGCCAGGGTCTGTATCATTGTCCTGTCCTTCCTCGCCGCCAACTCGCTCCTCAATATCATCGAGCGTATTTATAGCCGGTATGATGTATCCAAAGAACTCCCGATCAAGGTATTCTTCCAGGTCATCAAGATCATCCTGGTCCTGGCGGCCATCATCTTTATCATTGCTACCCTGATTGGAAAATCCCCCGTGCTCATCTTCTCCGGTCTCGGGGCGATGACGGCGGTCATGATGCTGATTTTCAAGGATTCCATCCTCGGCCTTGTCGCCGGCATCCAACTCTCGGCCAACCGGATGGTCGCGAGGGGGGATTGGATCGAAATGCCTAAATTCGGCGCCGATGGCGAGATTCTCGAAGTCGCCCTCACCACGGTCAAGGTCCGCAACTGGGATAAAACCATCACCACCATCCCGACCTACGCCCTCATTTCCGACAGCTTTAAAAACTGGCGCGGGATGAGTAACAGCGGTGTCCGTCGTATCAAACGCTCGGTGAACATCGATATGTCGACCGTCCAGTTTCTCGACGAGGCCAAGCTCTCTCAAATGAAGCAAATCAGCCTGCTCAGGGACTACCTGACGGCAAAAGAACAAGAGATCAGCAAGTGGAATTCGGAGAATGCCACCAAGGCCACCGATAACAAAGTCAACGCACGTGCCCTCACCAATCTCGGCACATTCAGGGCTTATCTGAAAGCATACCTCAACAACCATCCCCAAATCGCATCACACGAAACCCTGCTCGTGCGGCAGCTCCAGCCCACCGAACACGGTATCCCCATCGAGATTTATGTCTTCACCACCGACAACCGCTGGTCATACTACGAGGACATCCAAAGCGACATCTTTGACCACCTGCTCTCCATCCTGCCAGAATTCAACCTGCGAGCCTTCCAATCACCCAGCGATCACTCCTTCCTTCCAACTTCAAACTGA
- a CDS encoding cysteine--tRNA ligase has product MKLYDTLTRENRELTPLDGETYRFYCCGPTVYGPAHIGNFRTFVMHDVFRRVLETGGMKTLHVRNITDVDDKTIRDSQAAGTTLQEFTAGWTDKFHADCTALGCLPPHIEPSAIEHIPQQIAMIEQLIEKGHAYASDDGSVYFKVASFPDYGKLSHLDTRELDLGKTQNQRADADEYEKDSIADFVLWKSRKAEDGENFWTSPWGDGRPGWHLECSAMIKEYLGTDFDLHSGGVDLVFPHHENEIAQSQCSCGGNFAAHWFHITHLMVDGGKMSKSLGNLYTIDDLAEKGHTAMEVRYVLISGHYRKQLNFTLDSLHAAKEALTKLAKGREVLALAAGDISNSTFTIQHSLFAAAWESLNKDLNTPAALGHLFSGLKAAQKLEGEEAAANLAAFDAIVHALGLELPTEEEASDIPAEIQDLAERRWQAKQNKDWAASDQLRNELSAQGWTIKDNPDGYEISQL; this is encoded by the coding sequence GTGAAACTTTACGACACCCTGACACGCGAGAATCGCGAACTCACCCCCCTCGACGGCGAAACCTACCGCTTCTACTGCTGCGGCCCCACCGTTTACGGCCCGGCCCACATCGGCAACTTCCGTACCTTCGTCATGCACGATGTCTTCCGCCGCGTGCTCGAAACCGGCGGCATGAAAACCCTGCATGTGAGAAACATCACCGATGTCGACGACAAAACCATCCGCGACTCCCAGGCCGCTGGAACGACACTGCAAGAGTTCACCGCCGGATGGACCGACAAATTCCACGCCGATTGCACCGCGCTCGGCTGCCTGCCGCCGCACATCGAGCCCAGTGCCATCGAGCACATCCCCCAGCAGATCGCCATGATCGAGCAGTTGATCGAAAAAGGCCACGCCTACGCGTCCGACGACGGCTCGGTTTATTTCAAGGTCGCCTCGTTCCCCGACTACGGCAAACTCTCCCACCTCGACACCCGCGAGCTCGATCTCGGCAAGACCCAGAACCAGCGCGCCGACGCCGATGAGTATGAAAAGGACTCCATCGCCGACTTCGTGCTGTGGAAGTCTAGGAAAGCGGAAGACGGCGAGAACTTCTGGACCTCCCCCTGGGGCGACGGCCGACCCGGCTGGCACCTCGAGTGCTCCGCCATGATCAAGGAATACCTCGGCACCGACTTCGACCTCCACTCCGGTGGCGTCGACCTCGTTTTCCCGCACCACGAAAATGAAATCGCCCAGAGCCAGTGCTCCTGCGGTGGCAACTTCGCCGCCCACTGGTTCCACATCACCCACCTGATGGTCGATGGCGGCAAGATGTCGAAGTCCCTCGGCAACCTCTACACCATCGACGACCTCGCGGAAAAAGGCCACACCGCCATGGAAGTGCGCTACGTGCTCATCTCCGGCCACTACCGTAAACAGCTCAACTTCACCCTCGACTCCCTACACGCCGCCAAAGAGGCCCTAACGAAGCTGGCCAAAGGCCGCGAAGTCCTCGCCCTCGCCGCAGGCGACATCTCAAATTCAACATTCACTATTCAACATTCACTATTCGCCGCCGCATGGGAATCCTTGAACAAAGATCTAAATACCCCGGCGGCGTTAGGCCACCTCTTCTCCGGCCTCAAAGCGGCACAGAAACTCGAAGGTGAAGAAGCCGCCGCCAACCTCGCCGCCTTCGATGCCATTGTCCACGCCCTAGGTCTGGAACTCCCGACCGAAGAGGAAGCCTCCGACATCCCCGCCGAGATCCAGGACCTCGCCGAACGCCGTTGGCAAGCCAAACAAAACAAAGACTGGGCCGCCTCCGACCAACTCCGCAACGAACTCTCCGCCCAAGGCTGGACCATCAAGGACAACCCCGATGGGTATGAAATCAGTCAGCTGTAG
- the hemB gene encoding porphobilinogen synthase, with translation MIRPRRNRKSPAVRALVRETTLSASDFIYPLFVHDKESDEAIDSMPGCTRWSLDGLVKEAGEAHALGVPAVVLFPAIAENLKTSGAEECHNDGGLVPRAIKALKAAHPTLCVVTDVALDPYNTDGHDGLVRKNDKGEMEIINDETVEVLCRQALCHARAGADIVSPSDMMDGRVEAIRTTLDSEGFQNVSILAYTAKYASAYYGPFRGALESAPKAGDKKTYQMDPANAREAIRETLLDEDEGADMIMVKPAGPYLDIISRVRETTTLPVAAYQVSGEYLMIKAAAKDGWVDEKAIVLESLTGIKRAGADIILTYFAKQAAQWI, from the coding sequence ATGATCCGACCCCGCCGCAACCGCAAGTCCCCCGCCGTCCGTGCCCTCGTCCGTGAGACCACGCTGTCGGCCTCCGATTTCATCTACCCGCTTTTTGTCCACGACAAGGAATCGGACGAGGCCATCGACTCGATGCCGGGCTGCACCCGCTGGTCGCTTGATGGTCTTGTCAAAGAGGCCGGCGAAGCCCACGCGCTCGGCGTCCCGGCCGTCGTCCTTTTTCCCGCCATCGCTGAAAACCTGAAAACCTCCGGCGCCGAGGAATGCCATAACGACGGCGGCCTGGTGCCCCGCGCCATCAAGGCACTGAAGGCGGCGCACCCGACGCTTTGCGTGGTCACCGACGTGGCCCTCGATCCTTATAATACCGATGGCCACGATGGCTTGGTGCGCAAAAACGACAAAGGTGAGATGGAAATCATCAACGACGAGACGGTGGAGGTCCTCTGCCGCCAAGCCCTCTGTCACGCCCGTGCGGGCGCCGATATCGTTTCCCCCAGCGACATGATGGACGGCCGGGTCGAAGCCATCCGCACCACGCTCGACTCCGAGGGTTTCCAAAACGTTTCCATCCTCGCCTACACCGCCAAATACGCCTCCGCCTACTACGGCCCCTTCCGTGGCGCGCTGGAATCCGCACCCAAGGCGGGCGACAAAAAAACCTACCAGATGGACCCCGCTAACGCCCGCGAGGCCATCCGCGAGACATTGCTGGACGAGGACGAGGGCGCCGACATGATCATGGTCAAACCCGCCGGCCCCTACCTCGACATCATCTCCCGCGTCCGCGAAACCACCACCCTGCCCGTCGCCGCCTACCAGGTCAGCGGTGAATACCTCATGATCAAGGCCGCCGCCAAAGACGGCTGGGTGGACGAAAAAGCCATCGTGCTGGAATCCCTAACAGGCATTAAACGCGCCGGCGCCGACATCATCCTGACCTACTTCGCCAAACAGGCGGCCCAATGGATTTAA
- the nagA gene encoding N-acetylglucosamine-6-phosphate deacetylase: MKLLITNAHVISPDVEILGGALEIEHGKITAVYEAGGALPDADEVIDAGDRYVMPGFIDIHAHGADGKDVCDNETESIRHIAKKKLGEGVTTWLPTTLTQPQDLLEAIAGKCAEYMAKQEYAKTPGLHVEGPFINKANAGAQNPQFVREPNWEELRRMHEIAPAKVFSIAPDVPGACDCIREAKAAGISASAAHTSSTSAQVMAAKESGLTHLTHFGNAMTGLHHREIGVVGTGLLDPDLKIELICDTIHLCPDFLKLVFQVKPIEQLIMITDSMCGSWIGEGEVQLGGLPVIVKDGQARLKEGGALAGSVLLYNEGLRNVAELTGMPLHQLIKATSWNQAESLGLEGVGKLEPGFCADIAILDKDFSVWKTLVDGEVR; the protein is encoded by the coding sequence ATGAAATTACTCATTACCAACGCGCATGTCATTTCCCCGGATGTTGAAATCCTGGGAGGAGCCCTTGAAATTGAACATGGTAAAATCACAGCCGTCTACGAGGCCGGTGGCGCACTCCCTGATGCGGATGAAGTCATCGATGCCGGCGACCGCTATGTGATGCCGGGATTTATCGATATCCACGCCCACGGTGCTGATGGGAAAGACGTCTGTGATAATGAAACTGAAAGCATCCGCCACATTGCAAAGAAAAAGCTGGGGGAGGGAGTGACCACCTGGCTGCCCACCACATTGACCCAGCCCCAGGACTTACTGGAGGCAATCGCCGGGAAATGTGCCGAATACATGGCCAAGCAGGAGTATGCCAAAACCCCCGGCCTGCACGTCGAGGGGCCGTTTATCAACAAAGCCAACGCCGGTGCCCAGAACCCGCAGTTTGTGCGCGAGCCGAACTGGGAGGAGTTGAGAAGGATGCACGAAATCGCTCCGGCCAAGGTGTTTTCCATTGCCCCGGACGTGCCGGGAGCATGCGACTGCATCCGTGAGGCGAAGGCCGCCGGCATCAGCGCATCTGCCGCACATACATCTTCAACGAGCGCGCAGGTGATGGCTGCGAAGGAGTCGGGACTAACTCACTTGACTCATTTTGGCAATGCCATGACTGGCCTGCACCATCGTGAGATCGGCGTGGTGGGAACTGGTTTGTTGGATCCTGATTTGAAGATCGAACTGATCTGCGACACCATCCACCTTTGTCCTGATTTTCTGAAACTTGTCTTTCAGGTGAAGCCGATCGAGCAGTTGATCATGATCACCGACTCGATGTGCGGCTCATGGATCGGTGAGGGGGAGGTTCAGTTAGGGGGCTTGCCGGTCATCGTTAAAGACGGTCAGGCTCGTTTAAAGGAGGGCGGGGCACTTGCCGGTAGCGTTCTTCTCTATAACGAAGGATTGCGCAACGTGGCCGAGCTCACCGGTATGCCGCTGCACCAGCTCATCAAAGCGACCTCATGGAATCAGGCGGAATCGTTAGGACTCGAAGGTGTCGGAAAACTCGAACCCGGTTTTTGTGCTGACATCGCCATCCTCGACAAGGACTTCAGCGTCTGGAAGACCCTCGTCGACGGCGAGGTAAGGTAG
- the pgsA gene encoding CDP-diacylglycerol--glycerol-3-phosphate 3-phosphatidyltransferase produces the protein MNLPNTITLFRLVLTAIFCVAASAEGVVGYAIALTAFVLGAISDWLDGHLARKLNLVTSLGKLLDPLADKILVCSGFVYLSAKGLCPVWVTALIICREFLVTGIRQIAVEKGTVIAADGLGKWKTTFQLIFIITALVHLTFESVQAENFLVSTLQFLSNPAHWLIPLSLWAAVALTVVSGLSYFWKSRDMILDRD, from the coding sequence ATGAACCTACCCAACACCATCACGCTTTTTCGTCTCGTCCTCACGGCGATCTTTTGTGTGGCTGCCTCGGCGGAGGGGGTGGTGGGTTATGCCATTGCCCTGACCGCTTTTGTCCTGGGGGCGATCTCGGATTGGCTGGACGGGCATCTGGCGCGGAAGTTGAACCTGGTGACATCTTTGGGGAAACTGCTTGATCCCCTGGCCGACAAGATCCTCGTTTGCTCGGGGTTTGTGTATCTGTCAGCGAAAGGTCTTTGCCCTGTGTGGGTGACGGCGTTGATCATCTGCCGTGAATTTTTGGTTACCGGCATACGGCAGATCGCGGTGGAAAAGGGAACGGTCATCGCTGCCGATGGACTCGGGAAGTGGAAGACGACGTTCCAGCTGATCTTTATCATTACCGCGTTGGTGCATCTGACTTTTGAGTCGGTGCAGGCTGAAAATTTCCTTGTAAGCACCCTGCAGTTTTTATCAAACCCTGCGCATTGGCTGATTCCACTTTCCCTCTGGGCTGCTGTGGCCTTAACTGTAGTCTCAGGCTTGTCTTATTTCTGGAAATCCAGGGATATGATCCTGGATCGCGACTAG
- a CDS encoding UPF0175 family protein, with the protein MATTTVSTRIEEDELRVLNSLVESSGYDRSTLVKMMLRRGMKALRLESAVDACRREKITLSRAAEMAGVSTWDFVALMDNEELELHYGADEFEADLNLTL; encoded by the coding sequence ATGGCCACCACGACTGTATCAACCCGTATCGAGGAGGATGAGCTGCGCGTTCTTAATTCCTTGGTCGAGTCGTCCGGATACGATCGGTCGACGCTGGTAAAAATGATGCTCCGTCGCGGCATGAAGGCACTGCGACTGGAAAGTGCCGTGGATGCCTGCCGCAGAGAAAAAATCACCCTGTCACGTGCTGCAGAAATGGCCGGAGTCAGCACCTGGGATTTTGTCGCGCTGATGGATAACGAGGAGCTGGAGCTACACTATGGGGCGGATGAGTTCGAGGCGGATCTCAACTTGACCCTATGA